The Staphylococcus saprophyticus subsp. saprophyticus ATCC 15305 = NCTC 7292 genome contains the following window.
CGATTGATTAAATCAGATGTTTCTTGGTGTATTGTTTGAAGACCTAGTTCAACCCATAAATAAGTACGTTCATTCAATTCTGCTAAATACTCGACTACATCATCAGGTAAACAGTCTGGACGTGTACCTATGGATAAACCAACTACACCAGGCTCTTTCAATGCAGTTTCATATTTTTCACGCAATACCTCTACGGGTGCATGTGTATTTGTAAAAGCTTGGAAGTAGGCGATGTATTGGCCATCGTGCCATTTTTCATGCATTCTATCTTTTATTTCTTTAAATTGTACATCGATTGGATCTACACGATTACCTGCAAAGTCACCGCTACCAGCTGCTGAACAAAATGTACAGCCACCATGTGCAACGGTACCATCTCTATTTGGACAATCAAATCCTCCATCAATTGCAACTTTAAATATTTTTTGTCCAAATTTATTTTTTAAATGATAATTCCATGTATGATATCTTTTATTCTCGAATGCGTAAGGGAAGAATTGTCCCATATAACATTTTCCTTTCTAAATTCATTCTAGTTAAAGATTTTAACATATTTTAATGATATAGTGTTTAAAGTAAAATAAGAAATTTTGATGTAGAAAGGAGCTTAATGTTATGAATATGCCTAAATCAGTGTGGTGGCTAGTAATTGGTATGGCATTAAATATCACAGGCTCAAGTTTCTTATGGCCATTAAATACAATTTATATGAATGAAGAATTAGATAAAAGTCTAACTATCGCCGGATTAGTACTAATGATCAATTCATTTGGCATGGTCATAGGTAACTTATTAGGGGGCATGCTTTTTGATAAATTAGGTGGTTATCGTACTATTATTATAGGAACAGTAATTTGTTTGATGAGTACAACACTGCTTAATTTTTTCCATGGTTGGCCATGGTATGCTGTATGGCTAGTAGCACTAGGATTTGGTGGCGGTATGATTGTTCCAGCAATTTATGCATTGGCTGGCGCCGTGTGGCCACAAGGTGGTCGTCAAACTTTTAATGCAATTTATTTGGCTCAAAATTTAGGTGTAGCCATTGGTGCTGCATCAGGTGGATTTGTAGCAGAATTAAGTTTTAATTATATTTTTATAGCGAACTTATTAATGTATGTCGCATTTGCAATTGTAGCCGTGACACAATTCAAAATTAATTTAGATGTTAAAGTGAAATCAACGGACGCAATGAGTCTTTTATCTAAAGCATATAGACCACAGTTTATAGCGCTAACGCTATTATGCGTTATGTTCAGTATTTGTTGGATTGCTTATATTCAATGGGAAAGTACGATAGCTTCGTTTACTCAAGAAATCAATATTTCAATGAGTCAGTACAGTCTGTTATGGACAGTTAACGGCATTATGATTTTAGTTGCGCAACCTTTAATCTTACCTGTCATTAGATTGTTAAAAGGAAACCTAAAATATCAAATGCTTGTTGGGATTGTCATCTTTATTCTCTCTTTCTTTGTGACAAGTTTTGCTGAACAATTTTCAATTTTCATGGTAGGTATGATTATACTTACTTTAGGAGAAATGTTTGTTTGGCCAGCCGTACCAACAATAGCGAATCAATTAGCGCCTAAAGGGAAAGAAGGTTCATTCCAAGGTTATGTTAATTCTGCTGCAACTGTGGGAAAAGCTTTTGGACCATTAATTGGCGGTGTTGTTGTAGATTCGTTTAATATGCAAGCTATGTTTTTAAGTATGATTGTATTATTACTTATTGCACTGGTATTCCTGTTAATATACGATAAAAAATTACCAAAAGATACGTAAGATATATGATGAGTCTGGGATATAAATAAATATCTTAGGCTCGTTTTCAATTGGCAGTCAATGTATCGTCAGCGCTTTGTACAGAAGTGTGCCTTTTGTATAAGCATGAACCTTAATTATCCTTGCGGGCGTGGGTCTATGAAATCACTGTGAAAAACGTTGGTCTCTGTCTCACTACTTTATATAATAATTTATTTTTTAGTTATACATGCTTATCATATGTAGAAAATAAGTATGTTTCCTGTTAAATCAGGTTTTACTCTTGAAATAAATAGTTATTTCAAATATTATTAGTAATGTATAGGAGTAGTAACTTTAAAACTTTTCTACAGAGAACTAGGGTTGGTGGAACCTAGTGTTAAGTTAAAGTGAACTTACCAGGACTTAAAGATAATTTATGACATCTCTTACTATTAGTTAAAATGAGTGCACATTTAATGTGAATTTGGGTGGTACCGCGGCGAAAGTCGTCCCTTTGTAATTAAATAATAGTTTGGGGTGTTTTTTTATTGAATAGGAGGAAAAGTAGTGAATTACAGTCATAATGAAATTGAAAAGAAATGGCAGGACTATTGGGAAGCAAATAAAACTTTTAAAACGAGCGACAATTTAGGGCAAAAGAAATTTTATGCTTTAGATATGTTCCCTTATCCATCAGGAGCAGGCCTGCATGTTGGTCACCCAGAAGGGTATACTGCTACAGATATCATCTCTCGTTATAAACGTATGTTAGGTTATAACGTATTACACCCAATGGGTTGGGATGCATTTGGCTTACCAGCTGAACAATATGCATTAGATACAGGTAATGATCCACGAGAGTTCACTAAAGAAAATATTCAGACCTTTAAGCGTCAGATAAAAGAACTTGGTTTCAGTTATGACTGGGATAGAGAAGTGAATACGACAGATCCTGAATACTACAAATGGACACAATGGATTTTCATACAATTATATAATAAAGGTTTAGCTTATGTAGATGAAGTGGCTGTGAATTGGTGTCCAGCATTAGGTACGGTATTATCGAATGAAGAAGTTATTGATGGCGTATCAGAACGTGGCGGCCATCCTGTATATAGACGTCCAATGAAGCAATGGGTTCTTAAAATTACCGAATATGCAGACAGATTGTTAGAAGATTTAGATGAATTAGACTGGCCAGAGTCATTGAAAGATATGCAACGTAACTGGATTGGCCGTTCTGAAGGTGCATCAGTGGCATTTGATGTGAAAGATTATAATGAGCAAATTGAAGTATTTACTACTAGACCTGATACAATATACGGTGCGTCATTTTTAGTGCTTAGCCCAGAACACGAGCTTGTAGATTTGATTACTACGGAAGATAATAAAGATGATGTAGAAGCTTATCAAAAAGAAGCGGCTAAGAAATCTGATTTAGAACGTACTGGCTTATCAAAAGAAAAGTCTGGTGTATTCACTGGTGCATATGCTGTTAATCCATTATCAGGGCAACAAGTACCAATATGGATTGCAGATTACGTACTATCCACTTACGGTACTGGTGCGGTCATGGCTGTACCTAGTGGTGATCAGCGTGATTATGAATTCGCTAAAACATTTGACTTACCAATTATAGAAGTCATCGAAGGCGGAGATATGAGCAAGGAAGCCTACACTGGCGACGGACCGCATATTAATTCTGGTGAACTAAACGGATTATACAATGAAGCAGCTATAGAAAAAGCGATTGAATTGTTAGAAAATAAAAATGCCGGTACGCGTAAAGTAAACTACAAACTTAGAGATTGGTTGTTCAGTAGACAAAGATATTGGGGCGAACCTATTCCAGTTATTCACTGGGAAGATGGCTCAATGACGACAGTACCTGAAGATGAACTACCATTACTTTTACCAGAAACTGATGAAATAAAACCGTCAGGGACAGGTGAATCACCGTTAGCGAATATTGATGAATTTGTAAACGTTGTCGATGAAGCCACAGGTATGAAAGGCCGCCGTGAAACAAATACGATGCCACAATGGGCAGGTAGCTGTTGGTATTATCTAAGATATATTGATCCAGACAATGAGCAAATGTTAGCAGATCCTGAAAAATTAAAACATTGGTTGCCTGTAGATTTGTATATTGGTGGCGTAGAACATGCTGTATTACATTTATTGTATGCACGATTTTGGCACAAAGTATTATTTGATTTAGGTGTGGTACCAACAAAAGAACCATTCCAAAAGTTATTCAACCAAGGTATGATTTTGGGTGAAGGTAACGAAAAAATGAGTAAATCTAAAGGTAATGTAATTAATCCAGATGATATTGTAAAATCTCATGGTGCGGATACGTTACGTTTATATGAGATGTTTATGGGACCGCTTGATGCCGCTATCGCTTGGAGCGAAAATGGTTTAGATGGTTCGAGACGTTTCTTAGATAGGATTTGGCGTTTATTAATTACAGAAGATGGTTCAATTTCTAATAAAGTGGTAAACAATCATAGTAAGGCTTTAGATAAGAGTTATCACCAAACAGTGAAAAAAGTTACAGAAGATTACAATTCGCTTAACTTTAACACAGCGATTAGTCAACTTATGGTATTTATTAATGATTGTTATAAAGCGGAAGAAATTTATAAACCATATATCGAAGGCTTTATTAAAATGCTGGCGCCGATTGCACCTCATATATCTGAAGAATTGTGGTCACGTTTAGGCCATGATGAAACAATCACTTATCAACCATGGCCATCCTACGATGAAGCGTTACTTGTTGATGACGAAATTGAGATTGTCGTACAAGTAAATGGTAAAGTGCGTGCTAAAATTAATGTATCGAAAGATATTGCGAAAGAAGAAATGGAGCAAATCGCACTAGATAATGAACATGTTAAATCTGAAATAGAAGGTAAAGATATTAAAAAAGTTATTGCAGTTCCTAAAAAACTTGTTAATATCGTCGCTAAATAAACACAGGAGGAATTAATTATGGAATCTATCACAGTAACTGAACTAAAAGAGAAAATTTTGGATGCTAACCCAGTTAACATTGTGGACGTTAGAACTGATCAAGAAACAGCGATGGGTATCATTCCAGGTGCTGAAACCATTCCAATGAATAGTATTCCAGATAATCTAAACTATTTTAATGATAATGAAACGTATTATATTATCTGTAAAGCCGGTGGCAGAAGTGCGCAAGTCGTTCAATACCTTGAACAAAATGGCGTGAATGCAGTGAATGTTGAAGGTGGTATGGATGAATTTGGTGATGAAGGTTTAGATATTAAAAGTATTTAATTATAAAATAAGTAGTTAATTAAAAGCCGAGACATAAGCATATGTCTCGGCTTTCTTAAGGTAATCAACAGTTTATTTATAATGGTTTATTTGTCCATATAGTAATGGCTTTACAGTGAATGATGCACTGTTACTTTATCAAATGTTAATGAAACTATTGGATTTCAATGTTATCTTTTACTATATATCATCAATTTGGAAAAGGCTTGCATTAGTGCCAGCTACATGACCTGTGACAAGGGCGCTTGTGATATTATATCCACCTGTATAACCGTGGATATCCAGTACTTCACCACATAAAAACAAACCAGGTACAAACTTAGACATCATTGTTTTGGGTTGTATTTCTTTTAATGAAACACCACCTCCTGTAACGAAGGCTTTTTCAATAGAAAGTGTGCCGTTAACCGTAAAGGTAAATCCTTTTAATAATTCTACAAGTTGATTAATTTGTGCGTTGGCAATATGGTGCGCTGTTAAATCATCTGAGATATGGGCTTGCTCAATTAAAAATAACAAATAGCGCTCTTCAATTAAGCCATGCAAACTATTTTTAACAAATTTATCAGGTGTTTCTTCTAACAAACGTCTAATCTTTTGTTCGAGTTCATTTTTGGTAAGTTCAGGAAAGGCATCCAGTTGCATTTGAATATCTTGTTTTTTTTGATTCTTTTGTTCTTTATATACAAATTGACTACACCTTAGTGCAGCGGGTCCACTAATTCCAAAGTGAGTGAATAACATATCCATTTGATGTGTTATTCGTGTTTTACCATTCTTTTTTAAAACGGATAGCGCAACATTTTTTAAACTCAAACCTTTGAGACGTTTGTTTTTGATAAATGTTTCAGAAGAAGTGATGGGTACTTCAGTTGGAAATAATTCAGTAATGGAATGTCCCAAGTGTTCGGCAAATTTATAACCATCACCTGTTGAACCAGTTTGAGGGACGCTTGTGCCACCCGTGGCAATAATTAAACTATTGCTTGAAAATTGTTGCTGATCATTTAATGTTACGGTGAAAGTATGTTGGTCCGTGTATTCAATTGATGATACAGTGGATTCTTCTTTTATTTCTACGTTATTCTGTTGCAAAGTATTGATGAGTGCGTCAACAACATCTTGTGCTTTATTAGAGACGGGGAACATACGACCGTGGTCTTCTTCCTTTAAAAGAACGCCTCTAGATTCGAAAAAATGGATGATAGATTCATTATCAAAAACAGAAAAAGGGCTATATAAAAATTTCCCATTACCGGGTATATTTTTGATGATTTCATCATAAGGTAAGCGATTTGTTACGTTGCAACGTCCGCCTCCAGAAATTTTCAATTTACGACCGAGTCCTTTTTTCTTTTCAATTAATAAAATATTATGATTATTGAGACTTGCCGCAGCAGCTGCCATTAGCCCGCTAGGACCGCCACCGATTATAATTGTTTGATACATTTTATTGCCTCCCATAAGCGTATAGTGTTATTTTATAGTAATATAGTTTTGAAAAAAAGTAGTTATCACGTTATTATTAAGATTACGAGTGTAAAATTTAATTTGAGATAGGACGATCTGAATGAGTGAAAGTAAAGAGTTAGTGAGAGGGACCTTTTTAATTACGCTAAGTATTTTAATTACTAAAGTATTAGGTGTAATTTACATTATTCCATTCTACGCCATAATTGGTGGAGAAGAAAATCTGGCGCCTTTCAACTACGCGTATACCCCATATAATATTGCCATTGCCATCGCAACAGCAGGTGTGCCATTGGCAGCATCAAAATATGTTTCGAAATACAATGCGTTAGGCGCATATAAAATTAGTGAAAAACTATATAAATCTAGTTTTATTGTTATGACCATAACAGGATTTATTGGATTTTTAGTATTATATTTATTAGCTCCAAGCATAGCTGGTATTACATTAGCCAATAAAGGTCATGTAGATGGTGGCTGGACTGTTGATGATATTACTTGGATTATAAGAATTATTAGTATCGTGGTCATTTTTATTCCATTATTAGCGACGTGGCGTGGTGTATTCCAAGGTTATAAATCTATGGGGCCAACTGCGGTATCAGAAGTTATAGAACAAATTGCACGTATTTTATTCATTTTAATAGGAAGCTATTTAGTGCTTAATGTGTTTAATGGTAGTGTACTTGTAGCGAATGGTGTTGCGACGTTTGCAGCGGCAATCGGTGCAATCGCAGCAATCATCGTCTTATGGTATTACTGGAGAAAAAGAAAGAGCAACATAGAACGCATGGTTGCAACGGATCATACAGGTATGGATGTCTCATATGGCAAGATGTATAAAGAGATTATTTCATATAGTATTCCTTTCGTTATTGTAAGTTTGAACTTCCCGCTGTTTAATTTAGTCGATCAGTTTACACATAACAGTGCGTTGAATTTAGCAGGTGTACCAAGCAATTTGCATGATTACTTTTTCTCAATTCTGAATATGACAACTAACAAAATTGTGATGATTCCGACATCTTTATCAGCGGGTTTTGCTGTGAGTTTGATTCCATTCATTACAAAGACTTATGCATCAGGCCAGTTACATGAAATGCACAGACAAATACGCACATCTTTAGGTGTATTAATGTACATAACAGTGCCAGCCAGTTTAGGTATTATGGCATTGTCCTTACCTCTGTATACAGTTTTCTATAGTTATAATATTGACGGTAGCCATTTATTATTTTATTATGCACCCGTTGCAATATTAATCGCGTTATTAAGTGTGACAGCGTCAATGTTACAAGGTATAGATAAACAAAAATTAACAGTATTTGTCATTTTAGCAGCAGTAGTAATAAAAATTATTTTAAACACGCCGCTTATAGTTACTTTCCATACGGCAGGCGCAATTTTAAGTACGGCAATCGCGTTATTATTTGCAGTGTTATGTAATTTTTATATTCTTAAAAAGTATGCGAAATTTAACTTTTCTGAGACTTGGTTACACTTTGGAAAAATATTTATGTATGGATTTATCATGATGATTGGGGTTGAATTGACATTCTTCATATTACAAATGTTTATTTCTCCAGAACATAAAATAGGTTCTCTAATTATTCTTGTTATAAGTGTTGTGTTAGGTATGCTGATTTATGGTAGCATGACAATGAAAACAAGACTTGCTGATCAATTCTTAGGTGAAATTCCAAATAAAATCAGACGCAAATTAGGTATTATTAAATGAGATTAGATAAATTTTTATCAAATATGGGTGTTGGCACTCGAACAGAAGTAAAACAACGCTTAAAAAAGAAGCAAGTCACAATTGATGATAAGGTAGAAACGTCACCTAAGAAGCAAATTAATCCAGAACTAGAAATAGTGAAAGTCAATGACCAAAAGATAGACTTTGTTAACAAAGTCTATCTCATGCTTAATAAACCTAAGGACTATATATCAGCTACAACAGATGAACAGCACAAGACAGTGCTCGATTTAATAGAGGACTATAGATACTTAGATTTGTTTCCAGTCGGCCGATTAGATAAAGATACAGAAGGACTTTTATTGATTACCAATGATGGACAATTTAATCACGAATTAATGAGTCCTGGTAAACATGTCGCTAAAACTTATGAAGTGATTTCTCAAAAAAACATTACAAAAAATGATATAAATGCATTTAAAGTGGGTATTGAATTAAATGAGGGATTGGCGAAACCTGCAAAATTAGTCCAAGGTGATGAATTAAACAAATCGTTTGTCACAATATATGAAGGACGTTACCATCAAGTGAAGCGAATGTTTCATGCTATAGATAATGAAGTCTTAGCTTTGAAACGTATTCGTATTGGCGACTTACAACTTGATTCAACATTAGCATCAGGAGAATATCGTCATTTAACTCAGCAAGATTTTAAACTATTAGGATTAAAATAAAGAAGAGGTGTAAATATTATGTCAAAATTATTTAAAGCAATCGTAGGCATAGGGGGAGCAGCTGCAGCAGTAGTGCTTTCCCAAAAAGAAAATAGAGATAAATTAAAAGATGAGTACAGTAAATACAAATCTAATCCAGAATCATACAAACAAAATGCAAAAGATATCGCTAGTCAAATCAGTTCAAAAGCTGGCGAAACATATAATGAAGTAAAACAGGATCCTAAAGGTTATGCTTCAAAAGTAAAACAAGATCCTAAAGGTTTCATTAATGAACAAAAAGATCGTTTCTCTAATGTGTCTGAACAAGAAGAAGAGCACGTTGAAGAAGCAAGATTTACAGATGAAGGTGCAGCCGATCCTTCAAACAATTTACGAGTTGTAACTGAAGAAGAGTTAAAAAATAATAGCAATAAACATGACGGTAAGTAATACGTTGTCATGATTTTATATCAAACCTAGTTCGCAATTGGAACTAGGTTTTTTATATTAATACAGTTTATATATATAGTAAAAGTAAGCGGTTTAACTGTTTTATTATAAAGCATAACAGTTAATTTTTTTGTTTTATGATTACATCTCACTGTAGTTTCTCTACGACTTCATGTAAAATATTAAGTATATAAGTTATAAGAAGGAAGTTGATTGTATATGTGGAGAGACAAAGTAAAAGAATATGAGGATTTCATACTAGAAGATTTGAAAGGTTTACTTTCAATTGAAAGTGTAAGAGAAGACGATAAAGCTTCTGCTGAAAATCCAGTAGGACCTGGACCTAGACAAGCTTTAGATTACATGTATAAAATCGCAGAACGTGACGGCTTTGGCACACATGATGTTGATCATATCGCGGGACGTATTGAAGCGGGTAAAGGCGATGATGTATTTGGTATTTTATGCCATGTGGATGTTGTACCTGCAGGCGATGGATGGGATTCAGATCCGTTCAATCCAGTAGTAACTGATGATAAAATTATTGCTCGTGGTACGTTAGATGATAAAGGGCCGACCATTGCTGCTTATTATGCAGTTAAAATTTTAAATGAAATGAATGTAAACTGGAAGAAACGTATACATATTATTATTGGTACAGATGAAGAGTCTGATTGGAAATGTACTGAGCGTTATTTCCAAACAGAAGAAATGCCTGAATTAGGGTTCGCTCCAGACGCTGAATTTCCTGCTATTCATGGTGAAAAAGGAATAAGCACGTTTGATGTAATTCAAAATGAAAAAGCAGATGATCAAGATGAGCCTGAATATGAATTGCGTTCATTTGTATCAGGACAAAGATATAACATGGTGCCTGATGAAGCGATTGCCAATGTAGCTGTTAAAGAAAATATGACAGATGTTATCCAAAATTTTGAACAATACTTAAACGAGCATGACGTTGAAGGTGAAAGTGTTGTAGATAGCGGTGTCTTGGTGCTTAAAGTACAAGGTAAAGCGGTTCATGGGATGGATCCATCTATAGGCGTCAATGCAGGATTATATTTACTTAACTTCCTTGCAACATTAAATTTAGATAAAACTGCTGCAAATTTCGTAGCGTTTAGCGAACGATACTTGTTTGAGTCACATTTTGGAGAAAAAATGGGAATGAAATTCCACACAGATGTTATGGGCGACGTGACTACTAATGTTGGAATTATCACTTATGATAATCAAGATGGTGGCAAATTCGGCATTAATTTAAGATATCCAGAAGGTTTTGAATTTGAAGAATCGTTAACAAGATTCAAGGGAGAAATTCAATCACTAGGATTTTCAATTGAGTTAGGTAAAAATCAAACACCACATTATGTAGAAAAAGACGACCCATTCTTACAAAGCTTAGTACAAGCCTACCGTAACCAAACTGGTGATGATACAGAACCGTATACGATTGGTGGCGGTACTTATGCACGAAATTTAGATAAAGGTGTTGCATTTGGTGCGATGTTTAGTGATTCTGAAGATTTAATGCATCAAAAAAATGAATATATAACTAAAAAACAATTATTCAATGCGACAAGTATCTATTTAGAATCATTATATAAATTGTGTGTGGAGGAATAAATATGACAAAAGTATTAATAAATGAAAAACTCGTTGATGAACAAGATGCAAATGTGCCTTATAATGATAGAGGTTATGTATTTGGCGACGGTATTTATGAATATATTAGAGTATATGATAATAGTGTATTTACTGCTAAGGAACATTTTGAAAGACTTTTACGTAGTGCAAAAGAAATTGGTCTTGAATTAAAATATAACGTTGAGGAACTTACGGAATTAATACAGGAGTTATTATCAACAAATGGTGTGATTAATGGTGGTGTCTACATTCAAGTTACACGTGGTGCCGCACCGCGTGATCATGCCTTTCCAACACCTTCTGTTGAAACCAATATTATGGCTTTCACTAAATCATATGATCGTCCTTACAAATCATTAGAAGAAGGTATTAATGCGATCACTACTGAAGATATTCGTTGGTTAAGATGCGATATTAAGAGTTTAAACTTGTTGGGTAATGTATTAGCTAAAGAATATGCAGTTAAATATAATGCTCAAGAAGCAATACAACATCGTGGTGATATTGTCACAGAAGGTTCTTCTAGTAATGTGTATGCAATCAAAGATGGTGAAATCTATACACATCCTGTAAATAATTATATTTTAAATGGTATTACGCGTATGGTAATTAAATCTGTTGCTGAAGATAAAGGGATACCTTTTAATGAAGAAACGTTTACATTAGACTTTTTGAAAAGTGC
Protein-coding sequences here:
- the dat gene encoding D-amino-acid transaminase — its product is MTKVLINEKLVDEQDANVPYNDRGYVFGDGIYEYIRVYDNSVFTAKEHFERLLRSAKEIGLELKYNVEELTELIQELLSTNGVINGGVYIQVTRGAAPRDHAFPTPSVETNIMAFTKSYDRPYKSLEEGINAITTEDIRWLRCDIKSLNLLGNVLAKEYAVKYNAQEAIQHRGDIVTEGSSSNVYAIKDGEIYTHPVNNYILNGITRMVIKSVAEDKGIPFNEETFTLDFLKSADEIIVSSTSIEVMPVVKLNGENVGDGQVGSITKSLQEGFNRYIDTHS